A stretch of Pseudophryne corroboree isolate aPseCor3 chromosome 9, aPseCor3.hap2, whole genome shotgun sequence DNA encodes these proteins:
- the LOC134958375 gene encoding kelch-like protein 10 isoform X2, translated as MECKMSSMACCIFLKLRLEGKLCDVVIKVNGHEFKAHKNILCGCSPYFRALFSSSWSNSEKKLYNIPGISPDIMSLIVEYVYTRSVTITTNNVEELLIAADQLNIMGIVQACSEFMIGQLFLENCIGICKFTEHYYCPDLQQKAYLYILHNFEDIVKTSHEFLELSAMELRDFISRDELNIKQEDVLFEAIIKWIDYDPTARKQYMSTLLSEVRLALMNPDYFMNSVKTHDYVKNSEECKTIIIKALTDMYDLNMHGVANSDCTKPLTRPRLPYAILLAIGGWSSGFPTNAIESYDARADRWFYVTCAAETPRAYHGTAYLKGYVYIIGGFNSMDFFNSVKRFDPFKKTWQEVALMHSKRCYVSVTVLDNHIYAMGGYNGCVRLNTAERYEPESNQWTMIVPMHEQRSDASATTLDGKVYICGGFNGIECLSTAEVYSPEIGQWNIIIPMRSPRSGLGAIAYRDQVYVIGCPSWSFGEGWVVAVL; from the exons ATGGAGTGCAAAATGAGCTCGATGGCCTGCTGTATTTTTCTTAAATTGAGACTGGAGGGAAAACTGTGCGATGTTGTGATCAAAGTCAACGGACATGAGTTCAAGGCTCATAAGAACATCTTGTGCGGCTGTAGTCCTTATTTTAG AGCTTTGTTTTCCAGTAGTTGGAGCAACTCAGAGAAGAAACTATATAACATCCCTGGCATCTCCCCGGATATAATGAGTCTGATCGTAGAGTATGTGTACACCCGGTCTGTGACCATCACCACCAACAACGTGGAGGAACTCCTCATTGCAGCTGACCAGCTAAACATCATGGGCATTGTACAAGCTTGCTCCGAGTTCATGATAGGCCAACTGTTTTTGGAAAATTGCATTGGCATCTGTAAGTTCACAGAACATTATTATTGCCCGGACCTCCAACAGAAAGCCTACCTGTACATCCTGCACAACTTTGAGGATATAGTGAAGACCTCACACGAGTTCCTGGAGCTGTCAGCGATGGAGCTTAGAGATTTCATATCGAGAGATGAGCTGAACATTAAGCAGGAGGACGTTCTATTTGAGGCCATCATTAAGTGGATTGATTATGATCCAACAGCACGGAAGCAGTATATGTCCACTCTTCTCTCTGAG GTTCGTTTGGCCTTAATGAATCCAGATTACTTCATGAACAGCGTCAAAACCCACGACTATGTAAAAAATAGCGAAGAATGCAAGACAATTATAATTAAAGCTCTCACAGATATGTATGACCTTAACATGCATGGCGTCGCCAACTCTGACTGTACAAAACCGCTGACTAGGCCACGCCTCCCTTATGCCATCTTATTGGCTATTGGAGGCTGGAGTTCTGGTTTTCCCACAAATGCCATTGAGTCTTATGACGCCCGTGCCGACAGATGGTTTTATGTTACATGTGCTGCGGAGACCCCCAGGGCCTATCATGGAACGGCCTACTTGAAAGGCTATGTGTACATCATTGGAGGATTTAACAGCATGGACTTCTTTAACAGTGTGAAGCGCTTCGATCCGTTCAAGAAAACATGGCAGGAAGTGGCCTTGATGCACTCTAAGCGATGTTACGTCAGTGTCACCGTCCTTGATAACCACATCTACGCTATGGGTGGCTATAATGGCTGTGTTCGACTAAATACTGCTGAGCGTTATGAACCGGAGTCGAACCAGTGGACTATGATTGTCCCTATGCATGAGCAGAGGAGTGATGCCAGTGCCACCACGCTCGATGGAAAG gtctaTATTTGTGGTGGATTTAATGGAATTGAATGTTTGTCCACTGCTGAGGTCTACAGTCCTGAGATTGGGCAATGGAACATTATCATCCCAATGAGAAGTCCGCGCAGTGGCCTTGGAGCTATTGCCTACAGAGACCAAGTGTATGTG